The proteins below are encoded in one region of Strix aluco isolate bStrAlu1 chromosome 8, bStrAlu1.hap1, whole genome shotgun sequence:
- the LOC141926253 gene encoding protein FAM163A-like — protein sequence MTAGTVVITGGILATVILLCIIAVLCYCRLQYYCCKKDDSDEEEEEEEEEEEEPDLPMRSHLGTCNACNSRMVDGQGSPTSPRSELNQHGAHNYCPTCSPYGSPFYIRTADMVRNGGERVTYTPACYKEMGPPINMAALQSYPVSRHGLLRESFPNPRAISTEV from the exons ATGACAGCAGGAACTGTTGTTATCACCGGGGGAATCCTAGCGACAGTGATCCTACTGTGCATCATCGCCGTGCTCTGCTACTGTAGGCTACAG TACTATTGCTGCAAGAAAGATGActctgatgaggaagaggaggaggaggaggaggaagaggaagagcccGACCTGCCCATGCGCTCGCACCTCGGCACGTGCAACGCCTGTAACTCCCGCATGGTGGATGGCCAGGGCAGCCCCACGTCCCCCCGCAGCGAGCTCAACCAGCACGGGGCTCACAACTACTGCCCGACCTGCTCCCCCTACGGCTCCCCCTTTTACATCCGGACTGCCGACATGGTGCGCAACGGGGGCGAGAGGGTCACCTACACCCCCGCGTGCTACAAGGAGATGGGGCCGCCCATCAACATGGCCGCCCTGCAAAGCTACCCGGTGAGCCGCCATGGCCTCCTCCGCGAGAGCTTCCCGAACCCGCGGGCTATCAGCACGGAGGTGTAG
- the LOC141926804 gene encoding ADAMTS-like protein 2 produces MVPGGAAFGRPFSSRVVRSQVLQLTILCFCQDSSEAADEAGPWDEEVTKWWGEWSSWSTCSRSCGGGVMSRERHCLQQRLQMPQGTNSTMCVGQAKHYQLCQQQPCPANTASFKQQQCSSFNAKAFGKRYYHWMPLYPDDYTSISNKPCDLQCTTRSGERQLMARAQDGTSCKDRTFQGVCINGKCEPVGCDGSLYSPRTMDRCRVCGGDGSTCHRVSGSFRKAVSQIGYVFITNIPAGATDILIIERRKTENILALADESGHFFFNGNSAIDNPQNFRVAGTIFKYRRPSSLNSDGLEYIIAHGPTNQSLNAMYYNFNGKMPHITYDYTVPRTPPLQTAAPAVDRPLYHHLPETGQNHPIPANSRAAQDFNATWLSLLPDDTSEQLPLREGHEDLGFGHPQFFQTNSTSQTRDWGWEQGEEKKYDFQIRQVYHANTGEEEEEEAAAIGGETELGLRFNQISISTAVPYSMRRPELSENSRIASSRLRLFRRLCHRDPHNTAFCRELQHLAARLAPRNSTAGLWTHTAARWPQGLHKAPARKNSLEDLKVEAFAGNRGEAANYSMMASVESPLLGASPTADISQAEPLQAPGTESNEFDVSPVGHEDISLADMYRWKVSAYAPCSSTCTSAGISTSYAMCVRYDGVEVDETYCDALTRPEPTHEFCTGRDCQPRWETSRWSECSRTCGEGYQYRTVRCWKMLAPGFDSSVYDDLCESAGLARPMERKACKNKACGPQWELSEWSECSARCGTQGTMKREVRCSVEAPLCDESRKPSSEKACTGLPCDRRWTASDWGPCSGSCGEGRMSRFIACRNLEGKVISNSQCDPATKPLAVHPCGDKNCPAHWVEQEWDRCDASCGRGMKTRVVLCAGLENGVYREYPEKRCEASQKPEEQAACFRRPCSTWFTTSWSQCSKTCGAGVRLREVKCYQGEALAQGCDPTSKPEARQTCQLQPCPTEAPEEDCEDKATANCVLVLKVKLCSHWYYRKACCRSCRLKSP; encoded by the exons ATGGTCCCTGGGGGAGCTGCCTTTGGAAGGCCCTTCTCTTCCAGGGTAGTGAGGAGCCAGGTTCTCCAGCTAACCATCCTCTGTTTCTGTCAGGACAGTAGTGAGGCAGCAGATGAAGCTGGCCCCTGGGATGAAGAAGTCACCAAGTGGTGGGGAGAGTGGAGCTCCTGGTCCACCTGCTCCCGGTCCTGCGGGGGAGGCGTGATGTCCCGGGAGAGGCACTGCTTGCAACAGAG GCTCCAGATGCCCCAGGGAACAAACAGCACCATGTGTGTTGGTCAAGCCAAGCACTACCAACTCTGCCAGCAGCAG CCCTGCCCAGCCAACACAGCAAGcttcaaacagcagcagtgctCCAGTTTCAATGCCAAAGCCTTTGGGAAGCGCTACTACCACTGGATGCCCCTCTATCCAG ATGACTACACCAGTATCTCCAACAAGCCGTGTGACCTCCAATGCACCACCCGGAGTGGAGAGAGGCAGCTGATGGCCCGAGCACAGGATGGTACCTCCTGCAAGGACAGGACCTTTCAAGGGGTCTGCATCAATGGGAAGTGTGAG CCAGTTGGGTGCGATGGGAGCCTGTACTCACCCCGGACGATGGACAGATGCAGGGTGTGTGGAGGGGACGGCAGCACTTGCCACCGTGTCTCGGGCAGCTTCCGAAAGGCAGTCTCACAGATAG GTTACGTGTTCATCACCAACATCCCTGCTGGTGCCACGGACATCCTCATCATTGAGcgcaggaaaacagaaaacatcctAG cGCTCGCAGATGAATCTGGGCATTTCTTCTTCAACGGCAACTCTGCCATTGACAACCCCCAGAACTTCAGGGTAGCTGGCACGATCTTCAAGTACCGGCGACCCTCGAGCCTGAACTCGGATGGGTTGGAGTATATCATAGCTCATGGGCCCACTAACCAGTCTCTGAATGCCATG TACTATAACTTTAATGGGAAAATGCCACACATAACTTATGACTACACTGTACCACGGACGCCACCTCTCCAAACTGCAGCCCCTGCTGTAGACAGACCTCTCTATCATCACCTACCAGAGACTGGCCAGAACCATCCCATTCCAGCCAACTCCAGAGCTGCCCAGGACTTCAACGCCACGTGGCTCTCCCTGTTGCCAGATGACACCAGTGAACAGCTTCCTCTACGAGAAGGGCATGAAGATTTAGGCTTTGGCCACCCGCAGTTCTTCCAGACCAACTCCACCAGTCAGACTCGGGACTGGGGCTGGGAACAAGGTGAAGAGAAGAAGTATGACTTCCAGATAAGACAGGTCTACCATGCAaacacaggagaggaagaggaggaggaagcagcagcaattGGTGGAGAAACAGAGTTGG GTCTCAGGTTCAATCAGATTTCCATCAGCACAGCTGTACCCTACAGCATGAGGAGACCCGAGCTCTCTGAGAACAGCCGCATAGCATCCTCCAGGCTTCGTCTCTTCAGGCGACTGTGTCACCGAGACCCGCACAACACTGCCttctgcagggagctgcagcacctGGCAGCCCGGCTGGCCCCCAGGAACTCCACAGCAGGACTATGGACCCACACAGCTGCCCGGTGGCCACAGGGCCTCCACAAAGCGCCGGCCCGTAAGAACTCACTGGAGGACTTGAAGGTGGAGGCATTTGCTGGGAATCGGGGGGAAGCAGCCAACTACAGCATGATGGCATCTGTGGAGAGCCCTCTGCTAGGTGCCAGCCCAACCGCGGACATCAGCCAGGCAGAGCCTCTGCAAGCCCCTGGCACTGAAAG CAACGAGTTTGATGTGAGCCCCGTGGGCCATGAAGACATCAGCTTGGCTGACATGTATCGGTGGAAAGTCTCAGCTTATGCCCCCTGCAGCTCCACGTGCACTTCAG CAGGTATCAGCACCTCCTATGCGATGTGTGTCCGGTATGATGGAGTGGAGGTGGATGAAACGTACTGCGATGCCCTAACCCGACCAGAACCTACTCACGAATTTTGTACAGGGAGAGATTGCCAGCCGAG GTGGGAGACCAGCCGGTGGAGCGAATGCTCCAGGACCTGTGGCGAGGGCTACCAGTACCGCACTGTGCGCTGCTGGAAGATGCTGGCTCCGGGCTTTGACAGCTCCGTTTATGACGACCTCTGCGAGTCAGCTGGGCTGGCCAGGCCCATGGAGAGGAAAGCCTGCAAGAACAAGGCCTGTGGGCCCCAGTGGGAGCTCTCTGAGTGGTCTGAG TGTTCGGCCCGGTGTGGCACACAGGGGACGATGAAGCGGGAGGTGCGCTGCTCGGTGGAAGCACCCCTGTGCGATGAGTCCCGGAAGCCCAGCAGCGAGAAGGCGTGCACAGGCCTGCCCTGCGACCGCCGCTGGACCGCTTCGGACTGGGGCCCG TGCTCAGGTTCGTGTGGCGAGGGACGCATGAGCCGCTTCATCGCGTGTCGCAACCTGGAGGGCAAGGTGATCTCCAACTCGCAGTGTGACCCAGCCACCAAGCCCCTGGCCGTCCATCCCTGTGGAGACAAGAACTGCCCCGCACACTGGGTGGAGCAGGAGTGGGACCGG TGTGATGCCAGCTGTGGGCGAGGGATGAAGACCCGGGTCGTCTTGTGTGCGGGCCTGGAGAACGGTGTGTACAGGGAGTACCCCGAGAAGCGCTGCGAAGCCTCTCAGAAACCTGAGGAACAAGCTGCCTGTTTCAGGAGGCCATGTTCAACGTGGTTCACTACCTCCTGGTCTCAG TGCAGCAAGACGTGTGGTGCTGGTGTGCGACTGCGGGAGGTGAAGTGTTACCAGGGGGAAGCGCTGGCTCAGGGCTGTGACCCCACTTCCAAACCAGAAGCCAGGCAGACGTGCCAACTCCAGCCGTGCCCCACAGAGGCACCAG AAGAAGACTGTGAAGACAAAGCGACGGCCAACTGTGTGCTGGTGCTGAAGGTGAAGCTGTGCTCTCACTGGTACTACAGGAAGGCTTGCTGCCGGTCGTGTCGCCTTAAGTCACCCTGA